One window from the genome of Hypanus sabinus isolate sHypSab1 chromosome 16, sHypSab1.hap1, whole genome shotgun sequence encodes:
- the LOC132406425 gene encoding zinc finger protein 850-like, giving the protein MPFTCSDCGKEFTRSSELKVHQRVHSGESIFTCSDYEKGFTQSSHLQIRQHVHTETRPFTCSVCGKGFTQLCHLQKHRRVHTGERPFTCSVCGKGFTQLCHLQKHRRVHTGERPFTCTVCGKGFTQLCHLQTHQLIHTGEKPFTCSDCGKGFTQSSHLQKHRRVHTGERPFTCTVCGKGFTQLCQLQSHQSIHTGEKPFTCSVCGKGFIQSSKLKLHQRVHTGERPFTCSDCGKGFTQSSHLQKHRRVHTGERPFTCTVCGKEFIQLCHLQTHQLIHTGEKSFTCSDCGKEFTQSSELKLHQRVHTGERPFTCSDCGKGFTQSSHLQKHRRVHTGERPFTCTVCGKGFTQLCHLQTHQLIHTGEKPFSCSDCGKGFTQSSELKRHQRVHTGEKPFTCSDCGKGFTQSSHLQKHRRVHTGERPFTCTVCGKEFIQLCHLQRHQSIHTGEKPFTCSDCGKGFTHSSELKLHQRVHTGERLFICSDCGKGFTRSSHLLTHQRVHTGEKPFTCSDCGKGFPQLSHLLAHQRVHTGEKPFTCSDCGKGFTLSYQLKEHQRVHTGERPFTCFECGKGFIRSSHLLTHQRVHTGEKPFTCSDCGKRFTQLSQLKQHQRVHTGERPFTCSDCGKGFIRSSHLLAHQVLHTGEKPFTCSECGKGFTQSSQLKLHQRVHTGERPFICSECGKGFTRSSHLVAHYRVHTREKV; this is encoded by the coding sequence aaggtacaccagcgagttcactctggggagagtattttcacttgctcagactatgagaagggattcactcagtcatctcacctaCAGATACGCCAGCACGTTCACACAGAAacaaggccgttcacctgttctgtgtgtgggaaaggattcactcagttatgtcACCTACAGAAACACAGgcgagttcacacaggagagaggccgttcacctgttctgtgtgtgggaagggatttactcagttATGCCACCTACAGAAACACAGgcgagttcacacaggagagaggccgttcacgtgtactgtgtgtgggaagggattcactcagttatgccACCTACAGACGCACCAGttaattcacactggggagaaaccattcacctgctcagactgtgggaagggattcactcagtcatcccacctacagaaacacaggcgagttcacacaggagagaggccgttcacgtgtactgtgtgtgggaagggattcactcagttatgccaactacagagtcatcagtctattcacactggggagaaaccattcacctgctcagtctgtgggaagggattcattcagtcatctaaactgaagctgcatcagcgagttcacactggggagagaccgtttacctgctcagactgtgggaagggattcactcagtcatcccacttACAGAAACACAGgcgagttcacacaggagagAGACCGTTCacgtgtactgtgtgtgggaaggAATTCATTCAGTTATGCCACCTACAGACGCACCAGttaattcacactggggagaaatcgttcacctgctcagactgtgggaaggaattcactcagtcatctgaactgaagctgcatcagcgagttcacactggggagagaccatttacctgctcagactgtgggaagggattcactcagtcatcccacttACAGAAACACAGgcgagttcacacaggagagaggccgttcacgtgtactgtgtgtgggaagggattcactcagttatgccACCTACAGACGCACCAGTTAATTCATACCGGGGAGAAAccattcagctgctcagactgtgggaagggattcactcagtcatctgaactgaagcggcatcagcgagttcacactggggagaaaccgttcacctgctcagactgtgggaagggattcactcagtcatcccacctacagaaacacaggcgagttcacacaggagagaggccgttcacgtgtactgtgtgtgggaaggaattcattcagttatgccacctacagagacatcagtctattcatactggggagaaaccattcacctgctcagactgtgggaagggattcactcattcatctgaactgaagctgcatcagcgagttcacactggggagaggctgttcatctgctcagactgtgggaagggattcactcggtcatctcacctactgacacatcagcgagttcacactggggagaaaccattcacctgctcagactgtgggaaggggtttCCTCAATTAtctcacctactggcacaccaacgagttcacactggggagaaaccattcacctgctcagactgtgggaagggattcactctgtcatatCAGCTCAAGGaacatcaacgagttcacactggagagaggccgttcacctgctttgaatgtgggaaaggattcattcggtcatctcacctactgacacaccagcgagttcacactggagagaaaccattcacctgctcagactgtgggaagagatttacccAGTTATCTCAATTGAAgcaacatcagcgagttcacactggagagaggccattcacctgctcagactgtgggaagggattcattcggtcatctcacctactggcacaccaggtacttcacactggggagaaaccattcacttgctctgaatgtgggaagggattcactcagtcatctcaactgaagttacatcagcgagttcatactggagagaggccgtttatctgctccgaatgtgggaagggatttactcggtcatcccaccttgTGGCACACTATCGAGTTCACACTAGGGAAAAAGTTTAA